CTGCCGCTTCCGCGCAAATGGAGCAAAGTTTTGCCGGCAGAGTAGGGAAGTTTGTGGAGCCTGTTGTTAAACCGTTGGGAATGGACTGGCGGGGAGGAGTTGCTTTAATGGCGGGGGTAGTAGCAAAAGAAGTCGTAGTAAGCACTATGGGGACAATCTATAGCTTAGGCGAAGTTGATCCGGAAGAAACCGAGTCGTTAAAGGAAGCTTTGCAGAAAGACCCTTCATGGAATCCGTTGAAAGCTCTGGCTTTTTTGATGTTTTGCCTTATTTATCTGCCTTGTTTTGTCGCTATAGCTGTTTTTTACCGCGAATCAGGCCCAAGCTTGAAATGGACGCTGTTTTTAATTTTCTGGACTACTGTTATGGCATGGAGCGCTTCGTTTATTGTATACCAAGGAGGCTCTCTTTTAGGGTTAGGTGTATAAAATGGAAAAAATAATTATACTAATTATAATTTTTGCGTGCATAGCGCTTCTTATATGGAATATTGTCAAGACTTTTAAAGGAAAGAGCTCCTATGCATGTTATGGTTGTAAGAGTTATAAAGAATGCAGAAAAATGAGAACTACGAAATAAAATAGGGTATAAAAAAGAGAAGGCAGTTTACTCCAGAATCATAGAAACTGTCTTCCAGGGCATTAAAAGTAGAATTACCTCTAAGCTCTTTTGTATTTAAATAATATTGGAAACAGGTTTAAAAGTCAAAAATCTATAAAGGAAATAGCAAAATGAACAAGCAGGAAAAAGGATTACGCTGATTGAGCTTCTGGTAGTAATTGCTATCATTGGGATTTTAGCAGGTCTGCTTCTTCCCACATTATCCAAAGCAAAGATGCAGGCAAGAGCCGTAACAAAATATGCATCCTGTATGTCTGCCTGTCACACCAAGAATGTGGAAAAGGTAGGACACTGGACATTTGGAGAAGGAGGAGGGGCAACAAGCAAGGATTGGAGTGGAAATAAAAATGAGGGTGTTCTTTCCAATGCTGAATGGATTAAAAGTAGTCGTTTTGGGGAAACATATTATTCCGCAAAGGTTGGCTACTATTCACAACGCCCTCGTTATGTTGATTGTGGAAATAGTCCATCGTTAAATTTTACAGATAAGATGTCTATTGAGGCTTGGGTTAAGCCTTTAAAAAGTAGTACGAGGGGTTCTCCAATTATTTACAAAGGGGCAACGTTCTGTAAACTGAGCTTTATACTATCATGGGGGGGGAGTCAGGTTAGCCCAGAACCTGACACGTGGTGTGCTCAAATCTGTTACCCTCCCTGTAATACACCTTCTGGTTCGGTTAAAGTTGCAAGTAAGCAATATGCGATTAATGAGTGGTATCACGTATCTTTTACTTATGACGGGAACAAGCTAATGTTATATGTAAATGGCGAGAGAGAAGGCTCGGCGAACGTTGAAGAAGGTGAAACAATGGCTGTCTGTAATGATGATTCACTAAAGATTGGAAGTGGTTGGTCTTGTTTTGCTCATAACTGCGAGCTTATTATTGATGAAGTAATCCTTTACCATCGCGTCTTAGACAAATATGAAGTTGCAAGCCATTACAATATGGGTAGACCAGGAGGTTATCCGGATGCATGATTGAGGCAAAGATTTAGGGTAAAGTCCCATTTTAGCCACTAATTTATATTAAAATTATGATGAAAAAAGAATGGTATATGAAAACGATCGTTGGCGTGGTAGCGTTAACAATTTGTCTTTTGGTTGCAGAAAGTTGCAAAAAATCGGATGACAAAGCAGTAAAAATTATTGAACTCAGCAGGCAAATTGTGCCGTTACAGATTTGCAGGGATGAGAAAAATGTCGAAACTATTACACTAAATCAGGCTATGAATTGGCATGAGAACCATGAACATGAGCAACATAAGCTTGAAAAAGAAACTGCTATACCTTCCGAAGAGGAAATACAAACTTCCCAAAAACATCATCATTTTTGTTTAGGCGTTTTAACCGGATACCAGGCTATTCGCTATGCTACCGATGAACTTTTCCAAGAAGATGTACCGAAAACATCTGATTTTGATATTAAGGTTAGTGGCTCAATGAACGGAGTTTGGGACATAATGAGTTTTTATACAGGTAGGGAACTGAAATTTGAAGGCGATCCTAAGAAAATTAATTTAGAGAGCTTTACCTTTACAGCTAAGCGAATTTCTCAGAATAAATTCCTTGTTTTTCGTCTTCAACGGGGACTAATACCTAAGGAATTTTTCGAACTTAAAAACCAGGGAGCAACTTGTAGTAGTCCCGCATTAAGAAAAGT
This genomic interval from bacterium contains the following:
- a CDS encoding LamG domain-containing protein, which codes for MQARAVTKYASCMSACHTKNVEKVGHWTFGEGGGATSKDWSGNKNEGVLSNAEWIKSSRFGETYYSAKVGYYSQRPRYVDCGNSPSLNFTDKMSIEAWVKPLKSSTRGSPIIYKGATFCKLSFILSWGGSQVSPEPDTWCAQICYPPCNTPSGSVKVASKQYAINEWYHVSFTYDGNKLMLYVNGEREGSANVEEGETMAVCNDDSLKIGSGWSCFAHNCELIIDEVILYHRVLDKYEVASHYNMGRPGGYPDA